One segment of Micromonospora parathelypteridis DNA contains the following:
- the pseB gene encoding UDP-N-acetylglucosamine 4,6-dehydratase (inverting), which translates to MSELNGSSILITGGTGSFGRTFLRHILTEADPARVVVFSRDELKQYELRQQLGDDPRLRWFIGDIRDRHRLTRAMHGVDHVVHAAALKQVDTAEYNPSEYIATNITGSQHVVDAAIEAGVKKVIALSTDKASSPINLYGATKLVGDKLFVSANHYAAQHPTRFAVVRYGNVVGSRGSVVPLFRRLAAEGKSLPITDKRMTRFWITLDQAVQFVMDSFDQMQGGELFVPRIPSMRILDLVEAVAPDATTHEIGIRPGEKLHEEMIAPDDSRRTLRADGRFIVQPTIATWGYQPPVGCDPVPDGFAYQSDTNDEWLTVEQLRDMLGITA; encoded by the coding sequence TTGAGTGAGTTGAATGGATCGTCCATTCTGATCACCGGGGGAACGGGTTCCTTCGGCAGGACCTTCCTCCGGCACATCCTCACCGAGGCCGACCCGGCCCGCGTGGTCGTGTTCTCCCGCGACGAACTCAAGCAGTACGAGTTGCGCCAGCAGCTCGGCGACGACCCGCGGCTGCGCTGGTTCATCGGCGACATCCGGGACCGGCACCGCCTCACCCGGGCCATGCACGGCGTGGACCACGTGGTGCACGCCGCCGCGCTCAAGCAGGTGGACACCGCGGAGTACAACCCCTCCGAGTACATCGCCACCAACATCACCGGCTCCCAGCACGTCGTCGACGCCGCGATCGAGGCCGGCGTCAAGAAGGTCATCGCGCTCTCCACCGACAAGGCGTCCAGCCCGATCAACCTGTACGGCGCGACGAAGCTGGTCGGCGACAAGCTGTTCGTCTCGGCCAACCACTACGCCGCCCAGCACCCCACCCGGTTCGCCGTCGTGCGCTACGGCAACGTGGTGGGCAGCCGCGGTTCGGTCGTCCCGCTGTTCCGGCGGCTGGCCGCCGAGGGCAAGAGCCTGCCGATCACCGACAAGCGGATGACCCGCTTCTGGATCACACTCGACCAGGCCGTGCAGTTCGTCATGGACTCGTTCGACCAGATGCAGGGTGGCGAGCTGTTCGTGCCGCGCATCCCGAGCATGCGCATCCTCGACCTGGTCGAGGCCGTGGCCCCGGACGCCACCACCCACGAGATCGGGATCCGGCCGGGCGAGAAGCTGCACGAGGAGATGATCGCGCCCGACGACAGCCGGCGGACGCTGCGCGCCGACGGCCGGTTCATCGTCCAGCCGACCATCGCCACCTGGGGCTACCAGCCGCCGGTCGGCTGCGACCCGGTGCCGGACGGCTTCGCCTACCAGTCGGACACCAACGACGAGTGGCTCACCGTCGAGCAGCTGCGCGACATGCTCGGCATCACCGCATGA